aaacagcccacctcccactcttctcatgccacaagcatcttttgcgcaatccatcactgattccctaaatacatcccattcctcccccactccccttacttccattgttctcacctttttccattctgtacacagtctctcctggtacttccccacacaggtctccttcccaagctcacttactctcaccaccttcttcaccccaacattcactcctcttttctgaaaacccatactaatcttcaccttagcctccacaagataatgatcagacatccctccagttgcacctctcagcacattaacatccaaaagtctctctttcgcacgcctgtcaattaacacgtaatccaataacgctctctggccatctctcctacttacataagtatacttatgtatatctcgctttttaaaccaggtattcccaatcatcagtcctttttcagcacataaatctacaagctcttcaccatttccatttacaacactgaacaccccatgcataccaattattccctcaactgccacattactcacctttgcattcaaatcacccatcactataacccggtctcgtgcatcaaaaccgcaaacacactcatttagctgctcccaaaacacttgcctctcatgatctttcttctcatgcccaggtgcatatgcaccaataatcacccacctctctccatcaactttcagttttacccatattaatcgagaatttactttcttacattctatcacatactcccacaactcctgtttcaggagtattgctactccttcccttgctcttgtcctctcactaacccctgacttcactccccagacatttccaaaccactcttcccctttacccttgagcttcgtttcactcagagccaaaacatccaggttcctttcctcaaacatactacctatctctccttttttcacatcttggttacatccacacacatttaggcaccccactctgagccttcgaggaggatgatcactccccgcgtgactccttcttctgtttcccattttagaaagttaatacaaggaggggaggatttccggccccccgctcccgtcccctctagtcgctttctacgacacgcgaggaatacgtgggaagtattctttcacccctatccccagggataggggtgaaagaatatgtatatatatgtgtaaatgagtggatgggccattctttgtctgtttaccgatgcgggaaacagcgtttaagtataattaatgaaataataaatatatttactaattttttctttaatacttgtttcccatttcctgcattagcgaggtagtgccaggaacaaacaaatgccccatttgctcacatccattctcctgctgtcatgtgttatgtattgAAACCACATATCTTTCTGTGTGTATTAGTAAGTATACTTGtatatttttacttttttgtgagatgtgtaattttttttcaactattattTTCAATCATCAGGAACTTCCAGAAAGACATGAGTTAGACTATGAAACAACATCGCAGAAGCGTAATGCTGCCTTTGCATCTGTTTTGAAGAAGGTTGCAGAGGGTGAAAGTCCAGAAGCAGCAGCAAAGAAAGTTCGAGAACAGTGGGAAAAGGAACTGGTTCAGAAGAAAACGTCTTGAGACTAAGTGTATTTttctgtagatatatatatatatatatatatatatatatacacacacacacacacacacacatatatatgtattcagctGTTTAGAAAATTGAACATAATTTAGTAAATTAGAATTTGTGTAGGTTAACTTTTTGAACACAATAAGTCACTTAAGTGTTTATAATGGATCCAACTCAGTCTTCCACCCATGCCAGTCTTCTAGAACGTATGAAGCAGAGAACAGATGACTTAGCACAGAGAGCAGAGCAAAGGCGCTCGGAGAAGAAAAATCAGGCAGCTGTATCTGAGAGTGCTGACTACTTCCATGAAACTTTCCAACAAATGAAGAATGATATAGAAAGAAAGGTTGATGAGGCAGGAAGTGTGAGCAAAGAACAATTAGTCATTTAttttgatgatatagtgagggATATGCAACAAATGCAGCAGTTCTTGAATGAATCCTCAATGTTTTTAGCTTCATTCCAAATCAAGAAAGCACAGGAAGAGATGAAGGATTTAAATGACATTGTTCAAGATAAATTACAGGAACTGCAGCCAAAGAAAAAGTTTGgctttggaaagaaaaagattacagAAAAAAGTGAGAAAGCTAAAGACACCAAAAAAGATACTACTGATAGCAGTTCTATGATGACAAGTAACTCGTTAGAAGACCTGATTGAAAAGCACTTCTTTGGCTTCAAGGATATGGCAAATCAAACACTTACAAAATCACCTAGTGAGTTGGAGAACAGGCAGTTGAACCTGCAAAATCTACTAGATTGCAAGATTTTAGCACTTGGAAATCCTAGTACATTACAAGTGGATTCACTTCAAAACTGTACTATAATTGTTGGGCCAACTTCAAGATCAGTATTCATTAAAGATTGCACTGATTGTACGTTTGTGGTTGCTTGTCAGCAAGTTCGTATTCATGACACAAAGGACACCCAGTTTTATTTGCACGTTACTGGTGCAGCTATAATAGAAAACTGTCAAAATGTCCAGTTTGCACCTTACACCCTTCATTACCCAGAGCTTGAGGACCATTATTCTCAGAGTGGCTTAGATTTGAATACTAACCATTGGAACAAAATAGATGACTTTCATTGGCTCAATGAGAATGAGGAATCTCCCAACTGGGCAGTCATTCCTGAATATGAAAGACTTGACAGTTGGCTAGAATAGAGGCTCTTTTTTTATAGTTTACCTCAATATTCTATACAGCTGGTAAAAAAATATTCGTaaaattcttgatttttttcctaTATACTAACAGCTTTGCATGATATCATCAAACCTCataagcttttctttttcttatcagcAGAAGGAAaatggtattagtatttactcaGAGGTGATAGTGAGGTTGAGTTAAATATTTTCTTTGACATGTAGGTGTTAGTGATTCAGTCTAAATGTTGGCACAGATTACTTTGGCACAATGTAATGAGAACGACTTGTGGAGGCTTAAACATTTCTAAAGAGAAACTAAAACTGTGATTAGCTATAGCTTTATGTAAATTACTGCATACTGCAaacatttttctattctgtaGTTAACATGACAAGCAAAAACTTGCCCCATCATGggtataaatgaaaatgaagtgtGATTACACAATACAGGGGCACTAAATTTGAGCGCCGAAGGTGTTTATAAATCTGTCTTAATATAGAAAActtaagagagatgaaagaagaaagagcatTACATAGCTTTGCTGTGTGCAAAAAGTAAACCCTAGAATGTGGCTGATCCACCAGTTGTGTTAAGGCCTTTCTCGACGGAACACAGGCAGAAAGCTCACAGGAGTTGTGGCAAAGACTGACTGTTGGTGAGGTTTTAACCTGCCCTTGAGATATGAAAACTATGGAAAGACTCGTCTCGGAGAGTAATCACAGGCACAGTTTGCTGACACACAACATTTAGTTGCAAATTATCCAGGAAATGCAACAGTGCTATGGATTTGGCTTAATTGCTGCACTAAGAGAAATTTAAATTTAGCCTTGCTATGCTTAAATTATACTGTGCTCTGAAAAGCACAGAATTTATTCACTACTAGTCAAACAAATATTGTCAATACTGAGgttgttatttattgtatgtaccAATCTCTCTTTTAGAGTTAAGAGTTACTCAATAATTTTTTACATAAGATTAATCAGAGTTATTGATGTGGTGACCATTACAAAATTAAAAAAGTTTCTAGTTAAGGAGAGTGATTagaaaacattaaattcatctaaatactatacaaattatataaaatCCATATATAGTCTCCATTGCTAtccttgtttccttgtgctatctcactgacatgggagacggcaattaagtatgaaaaaaatacagctGGCTTGAAcacctggaaacacacacacacatttgttttGTGATACAGAAATAGCAAGATGTTATGATTCTAGCAAGATAATGTTATGATTCAGGAAATATAAGAGGTAAGGTGACATTAGTAAGAAAATCATGGTGCTGCAATAGGTCAAAAGGATTTGCTGAGGCAAGTTGGACTAAATTTTCATCTTGAAAAGGATAGTTTTGATATCATTGGAAAATTGGAGTGTTAGTGGAGCATTATTGAACTAGGAAAAGTATATACCAAAATAAATTGTGGCCATTGTCACATGGTCTGATCAGGGATTGTGACCAGTGTCACAATGATTTAAATTTTCCATCCCTCTTTAATTGTCCAAGTGACTTACCATACCATTAGGAGCCAATAATGGGCTCTTCTGTCTCCATTGGAAAAATTTGGCTATCCTCAGTTACCCAACAATGACCAGTGTAGATGCACATACACTGACCTCCCAGGTCATGCATACAGTAACCCTATGGAAAATGTGTAGATTATTGGATGACCTAAGTGATGAGGAGACAAGGTTACCATATGTCATAGTTCATGAGGAATGTGATTAAGAATAATATGTGAAATGAGACAGTGAAGAGTGACTTTAGTGGTAGTAAGGCTAAGGAAGGCCAGCACAGGACCCCAACACCCTTGCTCTTGGCTTGTATCTATTCATATGGAGCAGATTACACGACAACTGTCTAATTTTCATGAATGTAATCCAGGGTgatgtagaactgtggtaacaaaTCATGATATTGTGCTAAAGTATTTCTAAGGAAGAAGAGGATGTTCATCTTGGAGGAGAAAATTAGATCCCATGACAAATTTGATACTGCAACTGGATTTTCTATGGTTGGATGATGATGTTTAGGAGTTCAGGGGGCTTGGGGATGAGTTTTCCCAGCCATATGAACATATAATTGATATGCCTGAGATTTCTCCATAGTTACAATTGAGATTTGTAACTATGCAAAAACTGGAGACCCATGTAAAGGTTTACATTAAAATGGTcatcaccttttagaaagttttacATGATCTTTCTCCTTGGAATTCATTGAATTCTCAATTTTCATGTTTATTCCATTTTTCTGACCTGTGtaacccaggtgatgtgacaaaACCACTTACCTCAAACAACGTTTCCAAAAGAGTAACTTATGGTTAAGGAATTTTAGGATGTCTAAAAGAAAATCTGACATGAATGCAAATAAAATTAAAACAGTTGTGCCTGAAAATAAGAATTTTGAATGTGAATTATAGATCAAtgaaaaaagtattttcacactTGTAAGACATGCAGTGTCATTGTTAGTTTTGGGTTAGATTGAGGAAAAAATCTGGTGAAACAGTTTACTGACACGACATTATTTTTTACATGCTCGTTAGTTGGGTAATTTCAAAGTAAATTGTCATTCAAACAAAAATGTTTACTATCCTTCATATTCTATAAAGTACAGTATTCATAAAATGTACTCAAAATCTTGCCCATTTACTTtttaataataatcaataatatgcCATATTATTCTACCTAAATTAATGGGTATCAACAACATTAGTAGTATGTTAACATTATCCCTCTTATTTTGATCTGTAATTTACTCAGAGAATCTTAGATGGACAAACCCAACCTCCAAAAGCTCTCTCAAGGTCTGCTGCTACTGATATAGTAAGATGGTCTTGATACAATCCACCCACTACCTGTGTAGGGATCAAGCTAGGTATACTGAAACTGCTATAGCATGATGAACACAGTTTAGGGTAACATCAATCCAGTCTATGCTGACCTTATCTAAAACTGATGATACATCAGCAAAGTACATAGTATAGGCTGATGAATGAGTACTTTCACAGATCTTTTTTTATCAAGATTTAAAATGTTTCCACCATATTACTGCCACTCCTCTTTGATATCTATGTTCTACCTTTAATCTGCCTAATTTTCAATTATTTTGTTACTGGGCTTTCATTCACTTTGTTCATATTAATGCTTCATCTTTTACTTCTTTCATCATGACAAATTCTCTCAGTGCCATAGAACATATGGCAGATAATAAGCTGTTCAACAAAATATATAGTGGTATAGTAGAAGATAcaaagaagagagtgaggctaTGGAAGGTAAGGAGAAATTATCAGAGATTTAGATTTTCCAGAAGATGCAAGAGGAATGAGTGGTAATGGATGCTCGATGCACTGGAAGCATTTTGTATATGGAACTCATGTGACTGGAAAAACAGGTATCACTTGATGAATGAACCCAtgttaaatgaaaaaaattatatatttatttattttactctgtcgctgtctcccgcgttagcgaggtagcgcaaggaaacagacgaaagaatggcccaacccacccacatacacatgtatatacatacacgtccacacacgcaaatatacatatctatacatctcaatgtatacatatatatacacgcacagacatatacatatatacacatgtacataattcataatgtctgcctttattaattcccatggccaccccgccacacatgaaataacaacaccctccccccctcatgtgcacgaggtagcgctacgaaaagacaacaaaggccacatttgtttacacccagtctctagctgtcatgtaataatgcaccgaaaccacagctccctttccacatccaggccccacagaactttccatggtttaccccatacgcttcacatgccctggttcaatccattgacagcatgtcgaccccggtataccacatcgttccaattcattctattccttccacccctttcaccctcctgcatgttcaggccccgatcactcatcatctttttcactccatctttccacctccagtttggtctcccacttctcattccctccacctctgacacatatccttttggtcaatctttcctcactcattctctgcatgtgaccaaaccatttcaaaacactcttctgctctctcaaccacactctttattaccacacatctctcttaccctattattacttactcgatcaaactacctcacaccacatattgtcctcaaacatctcatttccagcacatccaccctcctccgcacaactctatccatagcccacgcctcgcaaccatataacattgttggaaccagtattccttcacacatacacatttttggtttccgagataatgttcttgacttccacacattcttcaacgctcccagaactttcgccccctccaccaccctatgattcacttctatggttccatctgctgccaaatccactcccagatatctaaaacacttcacttcctccagtttttctccattcaaacttacctcccaattgatttgtccctcaaccctactgtacctaataaccttgctctaatacacatttactctcagctttcttctttcacacactttaccaaactcagtcaccagcttctgcagtttgtcacatgaatcagccaccagcgctgcatcatcagcgaaaaacaactgactcacttcccaagctctctcatccacaacagactgcatacttgcccctctttccaaaactcttgcattcacctccctaacaaccccatcaataaacaaattaaacaaccacagagacatcacacacccctgccgcaaacctacattcactgagaaccaatcactttcctctcttcctacacgtacacatgccttacatcctcgataaaaacttttcactgtctctaacaacttgccttccacaccatatattcttaataccttccagagagcatctctatcaattctatcatatgccttctccagatccataaatgctacatacaaatccatttgcttttctaagtatttctcacatacattcttcaaagcaaacacctgatctacaca
This region of Panulirus ornatus isolate Po-2019 chromosome 38, ASM3632096v1, whole genome shotgun sequence genomic DNA includes:
- the LOC139760785 gene encoding tubulin-specific chaperone C-like, giving the protein MDPTQSSTHASLLERMKQRTDDLAQRAEQRRSEKKNQAAVSESADYFHETFQQMKNDIERKVDEAGSVSKEQLVIYFDDIVRDMQQMQQFLNESSMFLASFQIKKAQEEMKDLNDIVQDKLQELQPKKKFGFGKKKITEKSEKAKDTKKDTTDSSSMMTSNSLEDLIEKHFFGFKDMANQTLTKSPSELENRQLNLQNLLDCKILALGNPSTLQVDSLQNCTIIVGPTSRSVFIKDCTDCTFVVACQQVRIHDTKDTQFYLHVTGAAIIENCQNVQFAPYTLHYPELEDHYSQSGLDLNTNHWNKIDDFHWLNENEESPNWAVIPEYERLDSWLE